The following proteins are encoded in a genomic region of Sulfurovum indicum:
- a CDS encoding lysophospholipid acyltransferase family protein yields the protein MSETEAIHLLTKEYSLVLAATQEDFQAVKKLRNDIISHNYPELDPQEIEPYLFSQDDEQSFIYLLRHQTTNKYVGTVRIFFINGYTPIQQIPMQKDFHVTNIDYLVKNVPFCEISRGALIHNITDYKHYSQLKLRTMLTYGLMVATRINFILYPYTMVFSIMESSLHRILKRQRVNFEQIGEPVNHYGTRIPFAIERQKLLIETENTMGQITRYYLKELCKNPEALWKFVDNNPYLKRSDIHLDRICQLFKEYGDDVDISLLLEEAVNIEA from the coding sequence ATGTCAGAAACAGAAGCCATCCACCTTTTAACAAAAGAATACTCTCTTGTTCTTGCTGCCACACAAGAAGATTTTCAGGCTGTGAAAAAGCTGAGAAACGATATTATTTCTCACAACTATCCAGAATTGGATCCTCAAGAAATAGAGCCTTATCTTTTCAGTCAAGATGATGAGCAGTCATTCATCTATCTTTTACGACATCAGACAACAAACAAATATGTCGGTACGGTCAGGATATTTTTCATCAATGGATATACTCCTATACAACAAATACCTATGCAAAAAGATTTTCATGTCACAAATATAGACTACTTAGTAAAAAATGTGCCTTTCTGTGAGATTTCCAGAGGTGCCCTTATTCACAATATAACAGACTATAAACATTATTCTCAACTAAAACTACGAACAATGTTAACTTATGGACTAATGGTTGCAACACGAATTAATTTTATACTTTATCCATACACCATGGTTTTCTCCATCATGGAATCCTCTTTGCATCGTATTCTTAAAAGACAGCGTGTCAACTTTGAACAAATAGGAGAACCTGTAAATCATTATGGAACACGAATACCATTTGCCATCGAAAGACAAAAGCTTTTGATAGAAACCGAAAATACCATGGGGCAGATCACAAGATACTACCTCAAAGAACTTTGCAAAAATCCGGAAGCATTGTGGAAATTTGTAGACAACAACCCTTATCTGAAACGTTCGGACATTCACCTTGACCGCATCTGCCAACTCTTCAAAGAGTATGGAGATGATGTAGATATATCACTTTTACTGGAAGAAGCAGTAAATATCGAGGCTTGA
- a CDS encoding adenosylmethionine--8-amino-7-oxononanoate transaminase codes for MDNKNSVMMQRDLEVIWHPCTQMKDHETLPLIPIKSGKGVYLFDFEGNSYIDAVSSWWVNLFGHANPKINAKVKAQIDTLEHVLLAGFTHEPAIELAHHLVSLTPEGLKKVFYVDNGSSAVEAALKMSYHFHRNRGKEKPLFLSLTNSYHGETIGALSVGDVALYKETYEPLLIANRQVAVPKDQTVESAEEALLHLESVLEEEADKIAALILEPLIQGAGGMHMYHPEYLVGARRLTKKFDVHLIADEIMTGFGRTGKMFACEHADISPDFMTLSKGLTGGYLPLSVVMTTNEVYSAFYCDYNDYKAFLHSHSYTGNPLACSAALATLEIFEEEKVLCENVKKSAYIAQKLEIFKTLENVRTIRQQGMVAAVELDGYDAKERIGLRIYQYGLKEGVLLRPLGNVIYFMPPYIITFAQIDKMMEVAYSGIEQLLSGSLSGNN; via the coding sequence ATGGATAACAAGAACAGTGTAATGATGCAACGTGACCTGGAAGTTATATGGCATCCGTGTACTCAGATGAAAGATCATGAAACACTCCCTCTTATTCCGATAAAATCAGGAAAGGGTGTGTATCTTTTTGATTTTGAGGGTAACAGCTATATCGATGCAGTGAGCTCATGGTGGGTCAATCTCTTCGGCCATGCCAACCCAAAGATCAATGCCAAGGTTAAAGCACAGATCGATACTCTGGAACATGTACTCCTTGCAGGGTTTACCCATGAACCTGCGATCGAGCTGGCACATCACCTTGTCAGCCTTACACCGGAGGGTTTGAAAAAGGTCTTTTATGTTGACAACGGTTCAAGTGCTGTCGAGGCTGCCTTGAAGATGAGTTATCACTTCCACCGTAACAGAGGAAAAGAGAAACCGCTTTTCCTCTCTTTGACGAACTCTTATCACGGAGAGACCATCGGAGCTCTCTCTGTAGGGGATGTGGCACTTTACAAGGAGACCTATGAACCGCTGCTTATAGCCAACAGGCAGGTTGCTGTTCCCAAAGATCAAACGGTTGAATCGGCAGAGGAAGCTTTGCTTCATCTGGAAAGTGTATTGGAGGAGGAAGCAGATAAGATCGCTGCATTGATTCTTGAACCGCTTATACAGGGGGCAGGGGGGATGCATATGTATCACCCCGAGTATCTTGTCGGTGCCCGAAGATTGACAAAAAAGTTTGATGTCCATTTGATTGCTGATGAGATTATGACAGGGTTTGGACGGACAGGTAAAATGTTCGCTTGTGAGCATGCGGATATTTCACCCGATTTCATGACCCTGTCCAAAGGTCTTACCGGCGGATATCTTCCTCTTTCTGTTGTCATGACGACCAATGAAGTTTACAGTGCATTCTACTGTGACTACAATGACTACAAAGCATTTCTGCATTCACACAGTTATACCGGTAACCCTCTGGCATGTAGTGCTGCACTGGCTACACTGGAAATATTTGAGGAGGAGAAGGTACTGTGTGAAAATGTAAAGAAGAGTGCCTATATTGCACAAAAACTTGAAATATTCAAAACACTGGAGAATGTCAGGACCATCAGGCAGCAAGGAATGGTTGCAGCGGTGGAGTTGGATGGGTACGATGCCAAAGAGCGTATAGGGTTGCGCATCTATCAATATGGACTGAAAGAGGGAGTACTGCTGCGTCCGCTGGGCAATGTGATCTATTTTATGCCGCCGTATATCATTACCTTTGCCCAGATCGACAAGATGATGGAGGTAGCCTATAGCGGGATAGAGCAGTTACTGTCTGGCTCTTTGTCCGGTAACAATTAA
- a CDS encoding DEAD/DEAH box helicase — MSFNTLGLSEPLLKAIKDQGYTIPTPIQKQALPVVIEGKDVLAAAQTGTGKTAAFTLPLLERLSQTHPKMGKKQIRVLVLTPTRELAAQVAQSIKNYGKYMKYSSTVIYGGVGINPQLATLRKGVDTVIATPGRLLDIAGQEGIDFSALETLILDEADRMLDMGFIHDIKKLMKMMPQRRQTLLFSATFSPDIKKLASGLLKKPVLIEVAKENTTAEQVSQVVHFVDKSRKRELLSQLIKTKNWRQVLVFTRTKHGANRLTKQLEESGITAAAIHGNKSQGARTKALASFKANDIRVLVATDIAARGIDIDQLPHVVNYELPNVPEDYVHRIGRTGRAGQSGEAVSLVCIDEHKLLFDIEKFIKSKINKVQIEAFQPDPDIKAEPIQNGRGSGQKRRSENSRKRSGNNSSRNNKHKETKRRAQKTTP, encoded by the coding sequence ATGTCATTCAATACACTGGGGCTCTCGGAACCTCTACTCAAAGCGATCAAAGATCAGGGCTATACAATCCCAACACCCATTCAGAAGCAGGCACTGCCTGTAGTCATCGAAGGGAAAGATGTACTTGCCGCAGCACAAACAGGTACAGGAAAAACTGCTGCTTTCACACTGCCTTTACTGGAAAGACTTTCACAAACACACCCGAAAATGGGGAAAAAACAGATACGCGTTCTAGTACTCACACCGACACGTGAACTTGCAGCACAGGTTGCGCAGAGCATCAAAAACTACGGTAAGTATATGAAATACAGTTCGACTGTTATTTACGGTGGTGTAGGAATCAATCCGCAACTGGCTACTCTCAGAAAAGGTGTGGACACTGTCATCGCAACTCCGGGAAGACTGCTGGATATCGCAGGACAAGAGGGCATAGACTTCTCTGCATTGGAGACACTGATACTTGATGAAGCGGACAGAATGCTGGATATGGGATTTATACATGATATAAAAAAACTGATGAAAATGATGCCGCAGAGGAGACAGACACTGCTCTTTTCCGCAACATTCTCCCCAGACATCAAAAAGCTTGCTTCCGGACTTTTAAAAAAGCCTGTACTGATAGAAGTAGCCAAAGAGAATACCACGGCAGAACAGGTCAGCCAAGTCGTACACTTTGTCGATAAGTCCCGTAAAAGAGAGCTGCTTTCACAACTTATCAAAACAAAAAACTGGAGACAGGTACTGGTCTTTACCCGTACCAAACACGGTGCAAACAGACTGACAAAACAGCTTGAAGAGAGCGGAATCACCGCGGCAGCCATTCATGGCAACAAAAGCCAGGGGGCCAGGACCAAAGCGCTTGCCAGTTTCAAAGCCAACGATATCCGTGTGCTTGTAGCAACTGACATCGCTGCAAGAGGTATAGACATCGATCAACTACCGCACGTGGTCAATTATGAACTGCCCAACGTACCTGAAGATTACGTACACCGTATAGGACGTACCGGGCGTGCCGGACAAAGCGGTGAAGCGGTCTCACTGGTCTGTATTGATGAACATAAACTGCTTTTTGATATCGAGAAGTTCATTAAATCAAAGATCAACAAGGTTCAGATCGAAGCTTTTCAACCAGACCCTGACATTAAAGCCGAACCTATTCAGAACGGTAGAGGCAGTGGACAAAAACGCAGAAGTGAAAATTCACGAAAGAGATCCGGGAACAACAGTTCCCGAAATAATAAACATAAAGAAACCAAAAGAAGAGCTCAGAAAACCACTCCCTGA
- a CDS encoding tetratricopeptide repeat protein: MNQTQKRLSIIKLAISIGDSETIQLQILKLSPLKTDERVQEIIKGLQAENYAQTQALITEYIETPTEEILQRTSQNEKPVLEDEEAIIEEFDLFKVKTDDEEEIQEITDLKNIDTLPVAEKRCREINFDSLLDLKSDDILTENIDISQTSLPKDDFFDIDKNTEKPYNYTEVVEKDDFFHSEEPEKKTGEEIVGGKTEDFNTDTSESNEAYKKNPEESHNRQNVPLHTFIKKRISEPSVYEAIPYIDQKLKNMQTQYPPLETAEESSPSVNAWLMKISNEGYTEKDVEAVMEEIRKLAEEERKAEAAQLLLISAATQSKFAQFMLARSLFKGDLLEKNLAEAFTLINRLAMDDDYAEAICDLGQLYEHGIGINKDKKRAEELYKEAMELGIKRACAHYERVHKQNKGLFSFLRR, from the coding sequence ATGAATCAAACCCAAAAACGTTTAAGTATCATCAAACTCGCTATCTCTATTGGAGATAGTGAGACGATCCAGCTGCAGATATTGAAACTCTCTCCTCTTAAAACAGATGAAAGGGTACAGGAGATCATCAAAGGTCTTCAGGCAGAGAACTATGCACAAACCCAGGCACTCATCACCGAATATATCGAAACACCTACCGAGGAGATACTTCAGAGAACTTCGCAAAATGAAAAACCTGTTTTAGAAGATGAAGAAGCAATCATTGAAGAATTTGACCTTTTCAAGGTTAAAACCGATGATGAAGAAGAGATTCAAGAGATCACAGATCTTAAAAATATCGATACTTTACCCGTAGCAGAAAAGAGGTGCAGAGAGATCAATTTTGATTCTCTCCTCGATCTCAAAAGTGATGATATTCTTACTGAGAATATTGATATATCTCAAACCAGCCTTCCCAAAGATGACTTTTTCGATATCGATAAAAATACAGAAAAGCCGTATAACTATACAGAGGTTGTCGAAAAAGACGATTTTTTCCATTCAGAAGAACCTGAAAAAAAAACAGGTGAAGAGATAGTTGGAGGCAAAACAGAAGATTTCAACACAGATACTTCCGAGTCAAATGAAGCATACAAAAAAAACCCTGAAGAGTCCCATAACAGACAGAACGTACCGCTTCATACCTTTATAAAAAAAAGAATCAGTGAACCATCAGTATATGAAGCGATTCCCTACATCGACCAGAAACTAAAGAACATGCAAACACAATACCCTCCCCTTGAAACAGCAGAAGAAAGCTCTCCCTCTGTAAATGCATGGCTGATGAAGATCAGTAATGAAGGATATACTGAAAAAGATGTGGAAGCTGTCATGGAAGAGATCCGGAAACTTGCAGAGGAGGAGAGAAAGGCTGAAGCAGCCCAACTTCTTCTTATATCTGCTGCCACCCAGTCAAAATTTGCACAATTCATGCTCGCACGCTCTCTCTTTAAAGGTGATCTTCTTGAAAAAAATCTTGCTGAGGCTTTTACCCTGATCAACCGTCTTGCCATGGATGATGACTATGCCGAAGCAATTTGTGATCTTGGGCAGCTCTACGAACATGGTATCGGTATCAATAAAGACAAAAAACGTGCGGAGGAGCTCTACAAAGAAGCCATGGAACTTGGTATCAAACGTGCCTGTGCACACTACGAAAGAGTACATAAACAAAATAAAGGGCTTTTTTCATTCCTGAGACGTTAG
- a CDS encoding peptidylprolyl isomerase has product MISWMQKHNKYLVWTIWVATIAFIGAGFVGWGSYDFGSKAGNVAKIGDIEIKQSKLNMAYSNLYNQYNEMLQGQLDEKKAKEMGLVKQAFATIATQAKLLNYAKDLGIVVSDEEVAHTLESIKGFQKNGMFDKSIYKMYLTSQRLKAKTFEDTLRDELTITKLLDLLNVGSLPLEEEAVGAAMNVADRIKYRVLTNSDVNLTIDEAKLKAFWESNKEQFKTPKTYTLAIVWTTSIDTKITDDELKNFYETNSFNYTDATGKQLSLDAAKEKVIQDLKLKKTKKTAQKAYIAFKKGQLESSETITLPLGDNTLSKEVWDEIQQKAEGDIMKPKVVNDRYATVKIEAVTQPRVMSFNEAKEMVRKRYETEAKNKALLALAESTLQNIQEANATVSDFMSLNNFDNLEGLNSQESLQFLQKLFTSSKEKGIISVSNKVVVYNIMEQTHLPLDKNQTRVVKETVNTIKQRVFESNLIKMLDTKYPTEVYMGGLTN; this is encoded by the coding sequence ATGATTAGTTGGATGCAGAAACACAATAAATACCTCGTATGGACCATTTGGGTCGCCACTATCGCATTTATCGGTGCGGGTTTCGTAGGATGGGGAAGTTACGATTTCGGTTCCAAAGCAGGGAATGTCGCCAAGATCGGTGACATAGAGATTAAACAATCCAAACTCAATATGGCATACAGCAATCTTTACAACCAGTACAATGAAATGCTTCAGGGACAACTCGATGAGAAAAAAGCCAAAGAGATGGGCCTGGTCAAGCAGGCATTTGCCACCATCGCTACACAGGCCAAACTCCTTAACTATGCAAAAGACCTTGGTATTGTAGTTTCTGATGAAGAGGTCGCACACACACTCGAATCGATCAAAGGATTCCAAAAAAACGGAATGTTCGACAAAAGTATTTACAAGATGTATCTAACATCACAAAGACTCAAAGCCAAAACCTTTGAAGATACACTTAGAGACGAGCTCACCATCACCAAACTCCTTGACCTGCTGAATGTCGGAAGCCTGCCTCTGGAAGAAGAAGCTGTCGGAGCAGCAATGAATGTTGCAGACAGGATCAAATATCGTGTACTGACAAACAGTGATGTCAACCTTACAATTGATGAAGCAAAACTCAAAGCATTCTGGGAGTCGAACAAAGAACAGTTCAAAACACCAAAAACCTACACTTTGGCTATCGTGTGGACAACAAGTATTGATACCAAGATAACTGATGATGAACTTAAAAACTTCTATGAGACAAACAGCTTTAACTATACTGATGCAACAGGAAAGCAGCTCTCCCTGGATGCAGCAAAAGAGAAAGTTATACAAGACCTGAAACTTAAAAAAACAAAAAAAACAGCACAGAAAGCCTACATTGCCTTTAAAAAAGGGCAACTTGAGAGCAGTGAGACAATAACACTTCCATTGGGTGACAACACGCTTTCAAAAGAGGTTTGGGATGAGATCCAGCAGAAAGCAGAAGGAGATATTATGAAGCCTAAAGTCGTCAATGACCGATATGCAACTGTAAAGATCGAAGCCGTTACACAACCTCGGGTAATGAGTTTCAATGAGGCAAAAGAGATGGTCAGAAAACGCTATGAAACAGAGGCAAAGAATAAAGCACTTTTGGCGCTTGCCGAGTCAACGCTGCAAAACATACAGGAAGCCAATGCAACTGTTTCCGACTTTATGAGTTTAAATAATTTTGACAATCTCGAGGGCTTAAATTCACAAGAAAGTTTACAATTTTTACAAAAACTCTTTACATCTTCAAAAGAAAAAGGTATTATTAGTGTATCGAATAAAGTTGTAGTTTACAATATTATGGAGCAGACACACCTTCCTTTGGACAAGAATCAGACCCGGGTTGTCAAAGAGACTGTAAATACAATAAAACAAAGGGTGTTTGAATCCAACCTGATCAAAATGTTGGATACCAAATATCCTACAGAAGTTTACATGGGAGGACTCACAAATTGA
- the rsmH gene encoding 16S rRNA (cytosine(1402)-N(4))-methyltransferase RsmH → MESPHIPVLLDEVLESFKGVRKGYFVDCTLGYAGHSMEILGKYSHLKHIGIDRDDEALAFSKKRLEPYAERSLLYKGTFATLLPTLKEAPVTALLADFGVSSLQLDKKERGFSFESETLDMRMDATAPLSAYEVVNTYSKEKLEYIFNVYGEVRSYKKLAAAIVDARVGKPIKSASELSQIIKSVIPSGGKIHPATLPFQAIRIEVNNELGEIEGLLDALEAKHYAGEVVSLITFHSLEDRLVKNRFKRWATECICDPQAMRCTCGKNHALGKPLFRKPITASNAELKQNPRSRSAKLRSFRFKDNT, encoded by the coding sequence ATGGAGAGTCCGCATATACCGGTACTTTTGGATGAGGTGTTGGAGAGTTTCAAGGGTGTTCGGAAGGGGTACTTTGTAGACTGTACCTTGGGATATGCAGGACATAGTATGGAGATACTTGGCAAGTATTCCCATTTGAAACATATAGGTATCGACAGAGATGATGAGGCTTTGGCTTTTTCCAAAAAACGGCTTGAACCATATGCTGAGAGGAGTCTTCTTTACAAAGGGACCTTTGCAACTCTATTGCCGACATTGAAAGAAGCTCCCGTTACTGCATTGCTTGCAGACTTTGGTGTCTCTTCGTTACAGCTTGACAAAAAAGAACGTGGTTTTTCCTTTGAGTCAGAAACACTTGATATGCGTATGGATGCTACTGCACCGTTAAGTGCCTATGAGGTGGTAAATACTTATTCAAAGGAGAAACTTGAGTACATCTTTAATGTGTACGGTGAGGTCCGCTCCTATAAAAAACTGGCTGCTGCTATAGTGGATGCCAGAGTAGGGAAACCCATAAAGAGTGCCTCAGAGCTCAGTCAGATCATTAAAAGTGTTATCCCGTCCGGGGGAAAGATTCATCCTGCAACACTGCCTTTTCAGGCGATTCGTATCGAAGTGAACAATGAATTGGGTGAGATTGAAGGATTGCTTGATGCTCTTGAAGCAAAACATTATGCAGGTGAGGTGGTCTCACTGATCACCTTTCACTCTCTTGAGGACCGACTGGTCAAGAACCGCTTTAAAAGATGGGCGACCGAGTGTATCTGTGATCCTCAGGCAATGCGCTGTACCTGCGGAAAGAACCATGCATTGGGGAAACCTCTTTTCCGTAAACCCATTACCGCTTCCAATGCCGAGTTAAAACAAAACCCAAGAAGCCGTTCTGCCAAGTTGAGAAGTTTCAGGTTTAAGGACAATACTTAG
- a CDS encoding class II aldolase and adducin N-terminal domain-containing protein: protein MDKHLIDDIKHVSLSLFEKNFFGVYHGSISARVTANGFIINSKDTILNEVTEESLVRLDCQRRDYRWSMANNDVHIHEHIYENIPNAKYVCYTMPPYATAYSLKHGKVSPQDYYGKQVLGEVVVYDPKNFDDWLERAPYEIPQFFQKHDTHLLLIKGFGLIAYDRDITEMAKKIAILENSCRLLALSATL from the coding sequence ATGGACAAGCACCTCATAGACGATATTAAACATGTTTCACTCTCACTTTTTGAAAAAAACTTCTTTGGTGTCTATCATGGTTCAATCTCTGCACGTGTTACTGCCAACGGATTCATAATCAACTCCAAAGACACCATACTCAACGAAGTGACTGAAGAGTCTCTTGTACGGCTTGACTGTCAGAGACGGGACTACCGTTGGAGTATGGCCAATAATGATGTACATATCCACGAGCATATCTATGAAAACATTCCCAATGCCAAATATGTCTGTTATACAATGCCTCCTTATGCTACAGCCTATTCACTCAAACACGGGAAGGTCTCTCCGCAGGACTACTATGGTAAACAGGTTCTGGGAGAAGTGGTCGTCTATGATCCTAAAAATTTTGATGACTGGTTGGAACGCGCCCCATATGAAATACCGCAATTCTTCCAGAAACACGATACCCATCTACTGCTGATAAAAGGATTCGGTCTGATCGCCTATGACCGTGATATCACCGAAATGGCCAAAAAGATCGCTATTTTGGAGAACTCCTGTCGTCTTCTGGCATTAAGTGCCACTCTATAA
- a CDS encoding efflux RND transporter permease subunit, whose amino-acid sequence MYGFIKFAVDRPILNHILMVFMLLLSIFAYQNIAKEIFPASTLDEISVSGGYVGASADVLDKMVVKQIEDELKSLSEIDTIYTTIQNGLFTINADIKPGNDKQLVLSDVKDIIANIRRDLPSDMDEPVAKVVVHDYPLLLVAISGDVPKQRLLDVADDLKGQLALIKDLSGIVIRGDADEEVLVTLDQKKLDAYGLNKTAVYQAISQIASIFPAGTLDEEGDHLYISTINGEKSQEAIAGTLLSVNGKRIRLSDIATVKIGLGDPVQISHFNGKPNISLNINKTKEGNAIALSKEIRQLLKMYEEKYPEISFEAYTDTSIWVKNRLNLVSSNILFGLILVFLALFLSVNVRIAWVVAIGIPASFMITLIAAELIGYSLNMLTLLGALIALGMLVDEAIVVAENIYRHLEMGKGPREAAIDGALEMFPAVLTATLTTVFAFLPLLIMSGKMGMFMQVLPVMISILLLSSLFEAFYFLPLHAKEFFSMGKVRQIDDEGGFWKKFIHGYKGFLYRLLEKKWKSLIALVLFIILSTIGMAKVTKFQLFPEFDAQQIYVNGKIDINHDLHETEVYVTEIEETLLETLDKQDVDSITSVIGFKFNPDASFEIGDNLFQIFVNLHEKAPESFFDKYINPVFSLEYDDSDMIRRHKAQEIAKEIQKNVIDRFKKKKINGKKFYEEFNVYVQQTGIVSHDIEIGFSSDDQKKMLSALYQIEAGLSAIKGVEDVSNNANEGERELKLRVNEYGQQLGFTETYLINILRGAFLKAEYAKMFNEKGLMRIKIEDLYKKNSKEIGNFKLTTPDGMEVVRLQDICDFYYQKSFVKIFKEDGDKVRSVFARVEKQLITPTEVMKKIKPLLEEIEKKGVKVIIKGEEKENQKLKKEMIQAAVIAIFLIFITLVWMFNSLVLPLIILSTIPLSILGALVGTKIMGIHMTMPGVMGLIGLAGVVVNDGLIMLDFIQRSKNYGEVVEKAGMRLRPIILTSLTTVLGLSSLIFFASGQALILQPMAISLGFGIAWATVLNLFYVPLMYAVIYRVSSVKQT is encoded by the coding sequence ATGTACGGATTTATCAAGTTTGCGGTGGACAGACCGATACTCAATCATATATTGATGGTTTTTATGCTGCTGCTCTCCATATTTGCCTATCAGAATATTGCCAAAGAGATATTTCCGGCATCGACACTTGATGAGATATCGGTCAGCGGGGGATATGTAGGTGCCAGTGCAGATGTACTTGATAAGATGGTGGTCAAGCAGATTGAAGATGAACTTAAAAGCCTTTCTGAGATCGATACGATCTATACAACTATTCAGAATGGCCTTTTTACGATCAATGCAGATATCAAGCCGGGAAATGACAAGCAGCTGGTACTTTCTGATGTCAAAGATATTATTGCCAACATCAGACGAGATCTTCCTTCGGATATGGACGAGCCTGTTGCCAAAGTGGTGGTACATGATTACCCGTTGTTACTTGTTGCGATCTCGGGTGATGTGCCCAAGCAGCGCCTGCTTGATGTTGCTGATGATCTAAAAGGGCAACTGGCCCTCATAAAGGATCTCAGCGGCATAGTGATACGCGGGGATGCAGATGAAGAGGTGCTTGTTACTCTGGATCAGAAAAAACTTGATGCCTATGGGCTCAACAAGACAGCAGTGTATCAGGCGATCAGTCAAATAGCTTCTATTTTTCCTGCCGGAACACTGGATGAAGAGGGAGATCATCTCTATATCTCGACGATAAACGGTGAAAAGTCGCAAGAGGCGATCGCAGGTACGCTGCTTAGTGTAAACGGCAAACGCATCCGTCTTAGTGATATTGCAACTGTAAAGATAGGTCTGGGAGACCCTGTACAGATCTCACATTTTAACGGAAAACCCAATATCTCTTTGAATATTAACAAGACAAAAGAGGGAAATGCCATAGCATTGAGCAAAGAGATACGTCAACTTCTCAAAATGTATGAAGAGAAGTATCCGGAGATCTCTTTTGAAGCCTATACCGATACCTCCATATGGGTGAAGAATCGTCTTAACCTGGTCTCTTCAAATATCCTCTTTGGTCTGATCCTGGTATTCCTGGCACTTTTTCTTTCAGTCAATGTTCGTATCGCCTGGGTGGTTGCTATCGGTATTCCTGCTTCGTTTATGATCACGCTTATTGCAGCCGAACTCATAGGGTACAGTCTGAATATGCTTACTCTTCTGGGGGCATTGATTGCTCTGGGGATGCTTGTTGATGAAGCGATCGTAGTTGCAGAGAATATCTATCGCCATCTTGAGATGGGCAAAGGCCCGAGAGAAGCGGCTATAGATGGGGCTCTTGAGATGTTCCCTGCAGTTTTGACCGCAACCTTGACCACGGTATTTGCTTTCCTTCCGCTATTGATTATGAGTGGAAAAATGGGGATGTTCATGCAGGTCCTACCGGTGATGATCTCTATTCTGCTGCTCTCTTCTCTTTTTGAAGCATTCTATTTTCTTCCGCTGCATGCCAAAGAGTTCTTCAGTATGGGAAAAGTAAGACAGATCGATGATGAAGGAGGCTTTTGGAAGAAGTTCATTCATGGCTATAAAGGGTTTTTATACAGACTGCTTGAAAAGAAGTGGAAATCCTTGATCGCACTGGTGCTTTTCATCATTCTGTCTACGATAGGTATGGCAAAGGTCACCAAGTTTCAGCTTTTTCCTGAGTTTGATGCACAGCAGATTTATGTGAATGGAAAAATAGATATTAACCATGACCTGCATGAGACGGAAGTTTATGTTACCGAGATAGAAGAGACTTTGCTTGAAACACTTGACAAACAGGATGTCGACTCGATCACTTCGGTCATTGGTTTTAAATTTAACCCTGATGCCAGCTTTGAGATAGGAGACAATCTTTTTCAGATCTTTGTCAATCTGCATGAGAAGGCACCAGAGAGCTTTTTTGACAAATATATCAATCCGGTTTTCTCTTTGGAGTATGATGACAGTGATATGATCCGCCGGCACAAAGCACAGGAGATCGCCAAAGAGATACAGAAAAATGTGATCGACAGGTTTAAAAAGAAGAAGATCAATGGTAAAAAATTCTATGAAGAGTTTAATGTCTATGTCCAGCAGACAGGGATTGTCAGTCATGATATTGAAATAGGTTTCAGCTCAGATGACCAAAAGAAGATGCTAAGCGCACTCTACCAGATTGAAGCCGGTCTCTCTGCCATCAAAGGAGTAGAAGATGTCTCCAATAATGCCAATGAGGGAGAGCGAGAGCTCAAGCTTCGCGTCAACGAGTATGGGCAACAGTTGGGATTTACAGAAACCTATCTCATCAATATACTGAGAGGGGCATTTCTGAAAGCAGAATATGCCAAAATGTTTAATGAGAAAGGTCTTATGCGTATCAAGATAGAAGATCTTTATAAGAAGAACAGTAAAGAGATCGGTAACTTCAAGTTGACAACACCTGACGGTATGGAAGTGGTCAGGCTTCAGGATATTTGTGACTTCTACTATCAAAAAAGTTTTGTTAAGATATTCAAAGAAGATGGTGACAAAGTCCGTTCCGTGTTCGCTCGTGTTGAAAAACAGCTTATTACACCGACAGAAGTGATGAAGAAGATCAAACCGCTATTGGAAGAGATAGAGAAAAAAGGTGTCAAGGTAATCATTAAAGGGGAAGAGAAAGAGAATCAAAAACTTAAAAAAGAGATGATACAGGCAGCAGTTATTGCAATTTTTCTGATTTTTATTACGCTGGTGTGGATGTTCAATTCTCTGGTACTTCCACTGATCATTCTTTCGACTATCCCACTCTCGATACTGGGTGCATTGGTAGGTACGAAGATCATGGGTATCCATATGACGATGCCCGGAGTGATGGGGCTCATCGGATTGGCAGGGGTTGTTGTCAATGACGGGTTGATTATGCTTGATTTTATTCAAAGAAGCAAAAACTATGGGGAGGTAGTAGAGAAAGCCGGAATGCGTTTAAGACCAATCATTCTTACATCATTGACAACAGTTCTCGGACTCTCTTCCTTGATATTCTTTGCAAGCGGACAGGCACTTATTCTTCAGCCTATGGCGATCTCACTTGGATTTGGTATCGCATGGGCTACAGTACTCAACCTTTTCTACGTACCACTCATGTACGCTGTTATATATAGGGTGAGTAGCGTTAAGCAAACGTGA